The genomic region AGCAGGCCAATCGGCCCAGTCTGTTTTTCGATCGTGTCAACCAATGCTTCAACTGCTTGGGCCTTACGCACATCGATTGTGCGCGTGCTGAGTTGGCCTTCGCCAATTTCCAAGCGTTGGTGCAACGCCTGCAAAACAGCCGATTGAACATCCAGCGCCACTACATGGACACCATGGCGACATAATTCTTGGGCAACTGCGGCTCCAATGCCTTGAGCAGCACCTGTCACCAGGGCTACTTGGTTTTTCAGTTCGGGGTATTCAGAAAATTGCACAAACGCTCCCTAACCGATCAGGCGTTGCCTGCAGTTTGAATGGTGATAACTGATGATGACAGTTGCCTGTTTTAGCTCAATTGTTCAGCTAAAAGCTTCCAGAATCTATCACCAACAATTGGATTATGTCATTAACACAATTTAGTCGGATATAACTGTTTTTATTCAAGGCGCAGTATACGCAACAGGCTCGTATTTGTCAAACGTAGGTTAATGGGTCAAGGGGTCAGGATTCAGGGGCTAGGGATCAGGTAGAACATAGAGCATAACTTTAGGGATTGTGGATTAGAGTTCAGGGATCAGGTTTTAACGCAGAGCTTGTTCGGAGTCAAGGGCTAGGGATCAGGTTCTGGAAAGAGAAGCCTTCGTGTAACTTCGTGCTCTTCGTGGATCGAAGAACATCATGTCAATAATCCACCACGTTCCCTAATCCCTAGCCCCTGATCCCTAACCCCTAGCTAATTACCAGCGCTCGTGAACCAACGGTCGAATCAGACGATCATAAATGGCTTGGGCTTGGGCCATCGTCGCGGCATCGAGCGGGGTTAGCTCGGCAGCAGCGGCGTTGGCTCGCATTTGTTCGGGCGTTTTGGCCCCAGGAATCGCCGTCGTCACTGCATCGAACATCAAAATCCAGCGCAAGGCAAATTGAGCCATGCTGGCATCGATTGGCACTAAAGCCCGTAATTCCTCAACCGCTTGCAATCCGGTGGCGTAATCAACTCCTGAGAAAGTTTCGCCTTGATCAAACGATTCGCCATGGCGGTTATAGTTGCGATGATCGCTGGCTTCAAAATGAGTTGCAGCAGTGATTTTGCCTGATAGTAAGCCGCTAGCTAACGGAACCCGCGCCAAAATACCAACCCGTTTGGCTTTGGCTGCCGCAAAAAATTGCTCAATCGGCTTGTAGCGCAAGAGATTAAAGATGATTTGCACGCTTTGCACATTGGGATATTCAATTGCGGCCAAAGCCTCATCGACGCGCTCAACGCTCACGCCGTAGTAACGTACCTTGCCAGACCGCACCAAATTATCGAGCACCTCGAAGACTTCGGGCATTGAATAAACTTCGGTTGGCGGGCAATGCAGTTGGAGCAAATCGAGGGCTTCGGTGTTCAAATTGCGCAAACTACGCTCGACAAAAGCCGTTAGGTTTTGGCGATTATAGCCAGCCGCTGTATGTGGATTCAAGCGGCGACCCGCTTTGGTTGCTACGACAATCTCGCCTGGACGTTCACGCAGCACTTGGGCAATTAAACGCTCGGAGTGCCCATCGCCATAGACATCAGCTGTATCAATAAAATTCACTCCAGCATCAATCGCTGTGTGAATTGTGGCCAACGAGGTAGCATCGTCGGTTTTGCCCCAAGCATCGCCGCCAATCGCCCATGCCCCAAAGCCAATCGTCGAAATCTGCCAACCAGTTCGACCTAAATCACGATAATCCATGCAAGCTCCTCAGAAGTAATGATGAGCCATTTTAGCATGCCTAGAACAGAGAGGACGAAGGTACAGGGTTTAGGCATTGGAGACTAGTTGTCGGGGAGCAGCATTTAACCAAGCGGCGCAGAGCATTAAAAAGGAGAAAGGATGAATTATAAGGGAGGAAGAAATAATTTGTGAAATTCGTGCAATTCGTGGCTAAACATCAGCCTTCGTGGATCATAGGCAATTTTTCCGCCCTTCAGACTGTAACGAGCTTGTAACATAGACAGTCTAAGCTTAGGGCATCAGTTGGATTTGAGGTGCTTTCGATGCAAACATTTTTGCAACAATTACGCCAGCCCAAACAATGCTTAACCCAACAGCTTAATCAACCATTCCAACAATGGCCGTATCGCGCTTGGTTGTGGCATAGCGGTTTAGCGGTGGGCGGCTCGTTGATCTTTGGTGGCTCGCTCAATCAAGCGCTACCGCAATGGTCGCAACGCGGCGCGGCTTGGTGGTTAACCCTATCCTCTGGGGCTGGTTGGTTGGTGCTTGGACCAGCCTTATTGATCGCCAGCCGAGGCAACATTAATAGTTGTATTCAGGCATGTTTGGTGAGTATGAGCTATGGCGAGACAATTTTGTTAATTGCGGCGCTGTTCAACTATTTGCTCAAAACTCAAGCCTATGCCCAGCAACGCAATCTGTTGTTGGTGTTGATTGCCAACCTGAGCATGGCCACAGCGCTTGCCGAACAACTCAGCGTGATCAAGCTCGATCGTTGGCAAACCTGGATACTGTGGATGTTGCTACTCAATGGCACAGGCGCAGTTTGTTTCTATCGCTTGCGCCATCTTTTAGCGAAATGAGGTTGCTCATGCCGATTTTACACAACCCAATTACGATGCAAGGCCAAATCGATCGCTGCTGGCTTTTGACCTACCGCATGCCGATTGATCAATTTCAGGCCTTGCTACCAGCCGAATTAACCGCCACCGAATATCAAGGATTCGGTTTTTGGAATATTGTGATATGCCATGTTTCGCATATGCGTCCGTGGTTTGCACCTCACCTCTTGGGGTTTAACTACTGGCATGCCGCCTACCGCATTTATGTCAATCTAAAAACTCCATATGGTATAGATCAAGGCTTGTATTTTGTACGGAGCGATTGCGATCAGCCACTATTAGCATGGGCTGGTAATTTGGTAACTAACTTCAATTTTCATCATACGCCAATTGTTGTTAAAAGTTCTGCTGAGCAGACCAGTATTTCAGTTGATAGTTCAGTCGCCGCAGCCACTATCAAAATCAATCAGCAAAAACCAGCCCAACTTGCCAGCGATTCAATCTTTGATAGCCTTGAACAAGCTGCGGCGTATCTCAAATATCCGCCGCGAGGGATTGCGATTAGTAAGCCAGGCCAGGCCAATATTGTACGGATCGAGCGCGATGAAGCAGCTTGGCAACATCAACTGCGCCATGTTGAGCAAGCTGATTTTCAATGGCTCAAACACTATTCGGTGCAGCCTGAAATTTGCTATGAAATTCAGCCGATTGCCTATCGCTGGTTGCGCGGCTATCGACGTAAGGTCTTACTGAACCAGCAATGAGGTGAGTGATGCGCATTTTTCTGACTGGGGCCAGTGGCTTTATTGGGCGACATGTGGCGGCGGAATTGAGCCAAGCAGGCCATCAATTAACCTGCTTGGTACGCCAAAAACCACCAACCCCGATC from Herpetosiphon gulosus harbors:
- a CDS encoding DUF2071 domain-containing protein; amino-acid sequence: MPILHNPITMQGQIDRCWLLTYRMPIDQFQALLPAELTATEYQGFGFWNIVICHVSHMRPWFAPHLLGFNYWHAAYRIYVNLKTPYGIDQGLYFVRSDCDQPLLAWAGNLVTNFNFHHTPIVVKSSAEQTSISVDSSVAAATIKINQQKPAQLASDSIFDSLEQAAAYLKYPPRGIAISKPGQANIVRIERDEAAWQHQLRHVEQADFQWLKHYSVQPEICYEIQPIAYRWLRGYRRKVLLNQQ
- a CDS encoding aldo/keto reductase — its product is MDYRDLGRTGWQISTIGFGAWAIGGDAWGKTDDATSLATIHTAIDAGVNFIDTADVYGDGHSERLIAQVLRERPGEIVVATKAGRRLNPHTAAGYNRQNLTAFVERSLRNLNTEALDLLQLHCPPTEVYSMPEVFEVLDNLVRSGKVRYYGVSVERVDEALAAIEYPNVQSVQIIFNLLRYKPIEQFFAAAKAKRVGILARVPLASGLLSGKITAATHFEASDHRNYNRHGESFDQGETFSGVDYATGLQAVEELRALVPIDASMAQFALRWILMFDAVTTAIPGAKTPEQMRANAAAAELTPLDAATMAQAQAIYDRLIRPLVHERW